ctttattctgattttattttaggtgattaaatattaacaggttggatttctaaaataagtgtttttcagaagctttttgaaataatcataagacaacaaatcgacaccacatttcatttcagtcaccataaaacttgtaatcgAAGCCGGGGGAATAGTCGTCGGTACCCTCCAATCCGCGACAGCGCCGAGTTCATGAGAcaacgaaattttgaaaaggaaactacaactaccatccaagaactgtggaaaactacgttttataatggagacacagccctgcctcgctAAACTAAGGTCGAATAAGGAAAGGattgtttgtaagacaaaagctctacaaaatttggtagacgaCTCGGCCGTTGAGCATTGTGGTAAATGTCCAACGTCATCCATTGAAATAACCACACTCGATAAATTTGGACATCTAGTAGgcgaatttgctgttctttcagaactgttttgattttttcccgttctttcctgaaatgcggCATTTCTAGGACGGCGTTTGGACAAAACGGTGCTTCATTTATATCAAGGCAAATACGACTCTGCAATCAAGACTCCctgcaagagtgatgtacaCTATGACTGACTGAGCCGAGGAAAACTCCGATAATACCGTGGCAGAAAAACTACTGGTTGGATTTCTGCATCGTTTACCCGTATACAAAGATGCGGATAGCTATTGCCACTGCCATGATATGCattatgttgaatcattcaaaaacgcgcagaatacaatgacaaacgcTTCGTTTTCGGACGAGAAACATATAAATACCATGACGCATGAGATCTAAGGAGTGTCGATCGATCGCCTGGCAACGTCATCACGGTTTGTACAAATCCGAGGCGACGCCGCGCCGAACCTCTGCTCcagtaagacttcgaaaaagtctatgttcaagacaaacctatgggggaaatgagtggatgtatcgtatggaaagtaaaccgtaaaattgggtgaaaatagtatacgtaaagtcaccgtgcagtcaatgtttacattatgtggcgtgcacgttctatttttggaggtgttcaaccagctgttttaatttgctactttttgttcacaaagataCCATATTACGCCaatttttatcgatttttctcggtagggccctaccgagagttGCCGGTTTAAGGCAGTTTGTGCATCGAAggtgaaagacctaaactttcgctcaaactttccttgaggaatttttcaaccattctctttcataatcaagaataaaaaagggggtcactgtgcaaattttagtactagagaaacaaataacccattttaaattcaaaataaattttaaattcagaaaaatagaaaaaaattgaaattcgaacaactaaggcggtgaaaagttttcttacaccaagagctttaaaatgaaccgccacatgtggtatatcagaagagcattgtaaaagtttgagagtccgaatatctgtccccgaggtgcgttctacgtTCAGCATGGGGAGAGGTCAGCTTCTGAGTATTCGTTGCAAGAATATCAGGTTGTCGCATATGGTAACCAAGCAAGCATTTCAACACATTTCTAGATGCATAAAGAAGTGCCGTGACAATATTTGCTATCCAAAAGTTCCATGTTGTACATGAATTACATATCTCAATAGTGAAATATTATAAGCTATTATTCACAAGGAAATGGTTGGTAAAGTTGCAAGAATACTTTATTTACTGTATCTCATTGTTCACTTGTTATAAAACATgagatttgatttttttcagcttTCGATACAATTTACATTAAACACAGGGGAGCAAGAAATGCTGTTCCGACAGAGTATGGACCGACAGATACAGTCCAGGACCTAATAAAAGAAGTGAGACATAACATTGGGAAATACAATGTACCGGATCATGATCGGTACATTATGGGGAAACCAAACAGCGAAATACTAATATACACAAAGTTTGATACTTTTGGCGCAGAGAATCGACGACTGAGACCGCCAGAGAAGATTTCTGATCTGAGCTGCGACACTCTTGAATTTGCAATAGAACTCGCCATTCCTCCGGTGACAAAGGGCAAGTAGGCCTACACGTGTTATAAATAAACCTGTCggctcagtcacaatcaggttgctctagagtgtttcacttttgtcaaaatttcatcttgtagACACATTTGCAgttcttttatttttcaataaccagaaaatgttatcagaaatacaacactgaatacaaaaaatctTGAGATAACTGGTATTAAGACAAtgataactggtatgtagaaAATGCTACACAATGCAAAACTGTCCTGGTATCactataaagtgaacaataaatgatttactgaacttttggtttccaacatattattgtgatctttatttcagtagcgtcacggacactacacatttgaatacttaaaggggcaacttctttatcagttttaacagaCAATATTAAACACGAATTCTCTATATCAGAAGTCATGAAGAGTGTAATATAATACTCTCTTGCCACTCATAGTGATATTTGTAGGTGACTGGAGTATTTTATGTATTTGGTCAGCATATATTGTGTATATATAAGGGGGAAAGAGGTTGCAAATCTGACTATTTATGGTGGTACTGCAGTAGTGTGGGCTCCATTATGGATCTTTGTCAATAGTGATGTATAAAAAGGGAGGATATATGTCCCGCaatgttatttttctattttatccCCTTCTTTGCATTATAAGgttgtattatttgtgtttggTAAAATTTAAgtcgtgtgttgtttgtttatggaAAGCTATGGCGAGCCATAGTCGGATCTAGCATGTGGTGTCttttgaatgctgtgatcctgaaATCAATGTTTCAAAACCCAAGAGTGTGGTTTCTCCTTAGTTGCAAAGTCCTGTCTTTCCTAAGttgttgtgtcagatattttgatttttatatgcttgttcTTGTCGTCGTTTTTTTGTGTTGaagttttttgtgaattttgcttttgacaaatgtttattttaattgttttgtttcttttgtaggcTGTTATTGGGGTTCAGGGAAAAGGGTTTTTAATGGCTCGTCCTTTTCACGTTGCTCCcaatattttgcaagactttctttcaagtcttttgttttaatgtatggcctatatgttgttgtgaagattagattatttgtttgttccttctttaattttcttgtactttttgttgATTTCAATTCCTGTGTTTGATTTGTGTTGTAATTCTAGTTATTTCTTTTTCCGTGTATTCTCTGTAAATTAATTTGCTTGTAAAGAATCAACTATCTCCTTGAAACGGTTTGGGTTATTGGATGTACAGAACTATCTgagaatttcaattcaattagtccttcaaaatttgatttgaGTAACATGATTCTCTGTGcaggtattggaatgttccaattagttttgtgtgggttttaatatccaaaatattttcttggttgTGCCTTGggcccttcaaaattttgacatcgagaaatgttactttttctagtgatttcttaaCTGTAAATGGAAATGTTGGGtgcattttgtttattctatGGCTGAACTCTGCCAGTTGGTTTTTTGTTCcagtaaaaattatgaaaatgtcatttctgaatcttttccgaaagtgaatcacattttggtattcagagatgatttccatttttagctcacgtgtgtaaacacgtgggctattgtcatagcgatgtctgtctgtctgtccgtgtgtgtgtgtgtgtgtgtagtgtgtgtgtgtgtgtgtctgtctgtctgtctgtctgtttacacgataactcaaaaacgcctgaacgaattcaagtcagatttggtacacaggtaccatgtgctacttgcaagaactgattagattttggttagtgtggcttgcatattaatgaagttatgcaatatcgtttttttccatacaatggtttccctatggagacggtaatgacagtgtagacatatatcaagaaatactgcacaaaatttcatgaaacttttcacagatgacaatctaagaacattatgatgatactgtgagtgtcatgtcaattatcttctcatttgcatatttaatgaacttttattaTGAGTGACATTACTCTGAAACTCCTGCACCAAAcgtgatgatacttgcaacaaatattggtctgatatatatctaattatacttagaagcattaggcagtgtcaagttaataaataactcatttgcatattttatgaaggtttgtaattagtcatataactccgatataacttcaccaaataagatgcaatctgctgcagatactgatccgactgatatctaactgtagtgtaaagcattaagtagtgtgaaattaatcaagggttcatttgcatatttaatgaactttgtatttaggtatataactctgaaattacggcacccaagtcagtgaaattgtgtatagatattgttttgataaatatctaattgtactgagaagcatttggcagtgccaagttaacaaataggtcatttgcatattttatgaagttttttaattagtgatataactgcaaaataactgcaccaaatgtgatgaaatctgttgcagatactgatccgacagatatctaattgtggtgtagagcatttagttgtgtgaagttaattaagggttcatttgcatatttaatgaactttgtaattagtgatattactccaaaattacagcgttaaatttgatgaaacttgctacagatgtggatctgataaatatccaattgtactgagaagcattgagaaGTGTCAAgctaataattagctcatttgcatattccatgaaatcttataattagtcatataactgcgaaataactgcatcaaatgtgatgaaaactgctgcacatactgatacgacagatatcttactgtgttgtaaagcatttagtagtataaagttaattaagggttcatttgcatatttaataaactttgttatTAGGtttataactctgaaatttcggcactaaaatttggtgaaacgtgctacagatattgatttgataaatatttaattgtgctatgaatcattgaacagtgtcaagttaatgtagggtttatttgcatatttaatgaactttgtaataagtgacattactctaaaattacagcattaaataaaataaaacgtgctacaaatattgatctgatggatatctaattgtcccataaagcattgagtagtgtcaagttaattgacagctcatttgcatattaaataaagttttgtaattggtgattaaactctgagagtactgcgtgaagtttaaaaaaagcctgctacatatagtgataacacatatctcattgttctgtgaagcgtactactattaattaacctattgtaaaacacgtgagcatatgcaGTTTATATCTGGTCAATTTATGAAATGCAATCATGGCAATCCCCAGCAATGCATTGAAGCCCATTAAACAGCCATATATTTGGCGGTAGAATTCGTTGTTTAATAGCCCAAAGACTTGAAAGCAAGTCTGAATAATAACccacaaaaagaaacaagagcATAAAAGACACACTTGTCGAAACAAAGTCCACTAAAAGAGACAAAACGTTAACAATAATCTCAACACAAGATACAAATATAGAAACATTGACGTTATTTGAAGCCAATAACACGtgaaaacattaacatcaaCAAGTATAACAAAAGCAACAACATATCTGACACAACAACTTAGGAAAGACAGAACTTTGCGACTGAGGAGAAACTACACACCTGGGTTTCCAAACAGATttcaggatcacagcattcaatAGAAACCACATGATAGATCCGACTATGTCTAACCATAGCTTTCCCTTAACAACCAACAcacgattgaaatttcatcaaacactaaTAATACAGCCTTATAGTGCaaacaaagggttaaaacagaaaaataatttgaagggACATAAACCCTCCCCTCGTATGCATCACTGTTGACAGAGATCTGTACTGGGGCTAACACTACTGCAGCATCATCATAAATAGTCAGATTTGCAACCACTCCCCCCCTtatataattcaaaaacacattttgtcttttgttttttaaagggATTTATTCTGGTCTATGAAGTTTACTTCAGATGTCAGGTGAATTTAACTTAAatgtaaatgcagtaaaaaatggTTAACCACTTCTtaggtgtagtgtccgtgacatgaAGCCAGTTGCAAATGGAAAGTGGTTTAATGTGAAAGTAAATTAGTTTGTTCAGTGTTATGTcttaatttcactataaataacatttctatctTAAAGTAATATAGGGGAATAACTGATAAcactatttctgttcctttttgAAACCCTATACCGTTATTTCATTGGACAGtttttttaacattaaaatcttaaaaggtagaaaaaacatctttcactggtttaatatatttcatttgatgtctCACTCAAAAACTAAGTTACTGTCTTataaaaatgtaacttcagcTGGTAAACAATAGGATTACCAGCTTAAATCACTGTAACaagtaatgtatggatttggtgtcacggacactacggctgtcacggacactacatttgGCTCCTTTTTGATACgctgaaacaatacaagtggtaaatggattatatttttataacacataAGGAAGGCAAACAGGGCCACTTTGGCTAATGACATCAGATCTCTATTATCTGAATATGGCTAAAAGTTATGagggtgtcacggacactacaaaattttgGGACAAAAAATGTGGGCAACTTTCATGATTTGTCATTCATAGTCATTACGTTGACCCTATAAACATTTAGTACCAACTAATCACAGTTGGTCTTCCAATCAAATAGATTTTGTAGGAAACATTGTAGGGTAATGTTTTACAAGTGATAATAGAGGGataaatcaatgctgttgtcaaaatataaaaagcgtAACGACACACCAATTTCATTTGCTATCACGCCATTTCTATTCAAATCCATGTATTAAGATGAAATAacttgtaaaagaaagaagaaatgctacgtgatactttaaatattatgaataatcgaaaaaataatctaacagtttcaaaaagtgagtttacaaaatgtgctttttcagatgaaacagcgtaacgcccattttgacccatttttaaggtacttttttcactactcagctcaaaatcatcacaaaacctcCATTTTTTCGATGGGGCCTGTTTGGTTCTACTGATTGTTTCATATTAAGaacaatgtttcattaaattttgctcaacatttttttatattagagtgtaacatgtcgaaatctgtctagagcaccctgattgtgactgacccgtgtATCTTCTCGTAGCAATGCTAAACGATTGAACAAGTTTTGCCGGGCAATCATGCAAAACAGGCTTTCTTCTATTTATTTCTGTAAAAGTATATTCTGTGATATTGATATATAGAGCAAAGCGTCAACAACAAGTTTTGTTACATTCGGCCTATTTTGAtgtcaaatgtcaaaaattacaTGTCACGGAATTGAGATGGAACAGAATGGAGAGTATGCGCGCACTGAAGCGAATGCTACTGTTTTGGACAGTCGGGAATCCATATGAACCAAGGCGTTGTAAGCactgttttacattattttagattACAAATGTACTCTGCCCGGATAGCAAGAGTGCGCGTACCATTcatcatacatccatacttcaATGTGCAATGCCATTGTCAAAAGAGATGGCATGCTTTTCGCAATAAGCTTATGTTTTATTGATGCACAATATTGACAACTAACCATGATCACGTTATGCTCAATTAATATGATTGTGTGCATCCAACGAACATAGCATTGGGGAAAATGTTGGTTCTCTGAAGAGTAAAATGAACAGGGCTGATGCTCAATGAAAAATTGTTCATTGAGATATCAAATTCTGCATCGACATCATGTCCGTATCTTCTGCTCGGTTACCTCTGAACAAACCTCTATCTGTTAAGTGTTACAATACACAGAACATTGAAACTTTTATGTGATCTTTTACCATACACAGATGACGTAATTAAGGAAATAATTGGCCAAAGTATTGCCTTGTTTGGTCCACCTGGACACGGAAAATCATCTACAATAAACACATTTGTTAAGGTGAGCTAGCCACTGGCGATGCTATCTAATTAATCTCTCACATTATTCACTTATTGACCAACCGGTCGTATGTTTAGAAGGAGACtttacatttatgaaaatgaacatgaaaaaaatgaatcaatATCTCGACAGTATCACCTTTGTACCACGCTGTCCAGGTATGGCCTGAGAAATTTGATCGTTCAAATTTGAAACGCCATGCACTATTCATGCATCCACTAAAACGTTACGGAAAACTTGTCAATTACCTGAACGCCATTCTCTTCGTTAAAGGCCTTCCATGGCGGATACCAAGTAGTTCAAAGTCATCCGAGTGGGCACACAGCATCGCGAGTGTACTCTCCCTACGTCTTCAAGAGTGGTGAGGCTGGTAACTGCAGTTTTACCATTTATGACGTACCTGGGCTGGGGTTAGAGGACATCCTGGATAGAAACGGCTCGGATAGAATGGAGAGGATATTCGAACGGATCCTGACTGGGGAGATACCAGAAAATCATCCTATCAACTACAAGAGGACATGGAAGAAAAAACTTACGCCAAGTTTCTTGTCTGGCATAAAAAAGAGTGACAAAATCTCTGCCATTGTttacatccaaaaatattcgaCAACCACTGGAAGAATCCCAAATTCTCTCCATGAAGCAGCAAAAAAACACGGTCAGTCAATAGTATATCAACAAGGCTATTAGAGTATAACAGCATGCGTTTGTTGCCCGGGGGCCCGAGAGTCGCCCTAAACAATCTGTTTCACGGGGTCGATGGCAAAGAGAAACAGACTGTTTTTGCCGACGTCGACACAGGTAACCCGAATGTGGTCGGTCAACGTGGGTTTTGTGACAAACCTTTTCCTATTTTCTCGCCGAAAAATCGAGAAAGTCCTGAGTTATCATCAGCTACCTCCGTCGCAGACCACCCCGCCATCATTTTTATTCGTTCCAGAATGAATGCATGCGTTAATGGCACTTTTCAAATTCCCCAGTACAAAGTTGTTCCGAACTGTTCACCGGTTTAATTGAACCAGATATCCCCGAAAGCTTGCGACAGACGGACGAAGATAGTCGATAAGATTGCAGGTAGTATATAGCACAGAAAAACATTGGTTTTCTTGCGAACAATGATTATTCATATGATTATAACACGTTTCGGCTCGCACGAGTTCCTGAATGAAAccttattaaggtagtatgcacctcgaaagagaaagacttaaactttttctcaaactttccttagggaatctttcagccattctctttcaaattcaagaatagaaatcgggggtcaccgtgcaaatttaccttaaggtagaatgcgcccgaCAGAAAGCTCAAATCTTTACAATGTCTTGCTGGTCTGCTTATTACTTAGGCTAATTTTCAAGCTAAAGTCATTCTTTTAAGTGTCTGTAAAAttgaggtaatttgtttctctaatacgaAAAACATGCACCATGGTTAGGCCAAAAAATAGATCGTTTCTTGTCATCGCGCGCTttatttcagaacctgcgcgtgatggcttttttttttggggggggggttacatACTCATTACGTatagctatccttgatatccatgtttgcatgtccaaaaatgctaaaacgGAAGTAtcatgcagccagtgataaaagacaataactgttgcatcaatggTGCCGAACCAGCATTGTCaggaataaaagaaagaaagggggaaaaagaaaaaaaagaaaactgcatcgccgcatcacttttgctgaatgtcaaggaccagaaacatttttttttggggggggagggggcttacatacttttattcatgatttcaaaAGAGAATGATTTACAGTTTCATAGATAAAAATTGTCGCAAAAGTTCGATTCTGCTCCCTAGAAGAAAATGAAGAAGAATTCTGTTTTATGTCTTGCCCTTTTTGATCCCTATAGGAACGGGTATACCTGTGTTCGCAATCATCACACATATCGACGAGATAGAGGGAGACCAGGATCGCCATGTAGCCATCGAGAAAGAACGGGAGATATTGGCAAATGACAGCGGCATTGACAAGGCTAACATTTTCACAATTGCAAACGTGGATACCAGAGCACCCGAGGAACAAGATGACCctgaaagaaacaaacatgCTCTTGAAATTTTGCGAACGATTTTGGCAGCTGCAAAGGTTTTCAAAAAAGGGGAAATTTCGATCTAGAattacatttttaaatgttatagacttttgaaaatattactctctctatgtatacacacatattatttttccattttgagTAGTTAAGTATTGTTCTCTTCACTctctatgatttaacatttttaaaattaattgaGAAATGGTACATAAGTTCTAGATCTCGAGACAATTACAACAAATACGACTTCAATTTTATCAATGGGGGAATTAATTTGATGCCGACCTCTAATTGTGAAATTTCTTTCATAAAAATGTTCACGTAAAGGTTTTCTGGCCTGGAGTACAAATACATTCACAGGCATCTTTGAAAACAGAGGTAAATTCTTTTCTAATAGGTCGGCGTGAAATATGATGAAACACTGTTATAGTTCACTATCTGGGAATGGGTAGCGAGAAGTCGTACCGTTTATCTCTTGTATATAAACGTTACATATTGCCTCACATTGTCTCTTGTTAGCCTGTATTCGTCAACATATACTTATTTACAGTCGTTATTTGCAGACATTTAAAATGTAAAGTCATTATATCATCACCTGGACATGTGGATATCATGCTTAATCAGACCATCTCACACCAGTAGGTCAATGTCAGTATCATTCTACGGTTTCATTTACGAGTTCTTTATGGAAAAGAGCCCTCAGAAGTTGTTACTGTATAGTCTATCAGTACTCGTTATTCAGTCCGTGTCAAGATTAAAGCCACACAGCTATACTGACAATACTAAGAAGTCAGACAGTCTCGATTGACGGTCGATATGATTGGTATACTGAATGTAGCAATAATCTAGGAAACATCTGCCACTGGTTTTGTTCACAGAACTTTACTTCTTACGACAAAGAAATCTGTTATTATCTATTGCATCGTGCCGGTGATTGCCAGAATACAATCATCTGCTTGCCCAAGACGTGAAAACGGCAGTAGAAACATCGCGAAGCAAGCGGAAACATTAAtgattaagggactggtcagtttcttcagccttggGGGTGGAtccatgggggtcaccctgtttttcactttggtgatgggaggtcggcatgtttttgaaatactaaAGAGGGAGTccagtgtttgtttttttaattaagACACGAGCTAATAATTGCACAAAACGCATCATACCAGCCAGGCATTGAATCATTCAGTTGTAGGTTGgagcgcgccctttgggcgcgtaacttcaCTATATCAGAGATGTATATCAGAAATATCTAGATGCTTGCAAATGTACAGCCTGTTTTTTAAACCATCTTATCAGCCACAGATTGCATCATTCAGTTACACTTTTCAGTGCGCCCTTCGGGCATATTAGATTAATGAGTCAGATATATTTATCAgggatatcttgatgtttgcaaagtgaaaaTCTATTTTTGCAAAGCATCTTACCATCCACGAACTGCATCATTCAGTTACACTTTTCAGCGAGCcttttgggcgcgtaactttaatatatcagggATATAGTAGAGTTATCTGTATTTTTGCAAATCGAAAGACTactctgtgttgtaaagcatacTCATCATTATGAAGTCTGCAGTCTATATACAAAGCACGACAAAAACTGATCCTTTGTTTTTTTCATCTATGAAAACTCAGTATAAAAAAGCAAATGCATTAATCTTTGATAATACATTGATACAGTCATCCATATgttagaaagagaaaaataagATATTTTCGTTGTTATCTATGCAATATTTTCCTTCTGTGACAGGTTTTCAAATAAAGGTGTTTAATGGGTAAAATAACGATTAACAAAATGcagattttgtcattattgtgcTTTATGGTTTCAATGATAAGAGAAAACGTGTATATATCAGATTATAAGTTACAATTCATGAAACTAGCTCTTGATGGTTTCTCATGAGGTGTAATTAGAACCAAACAAAACGAGCCCATTTTTCTTCGCTCCTGTTCATGGGTTGTGTAAGTGTGTGATCTACTTCGTTAATACTACTGGAAGTGTAGTTTCCTTAATAATAACCTGTCATTAAAAATTTAACAAGGAAAATCAAAATAGAATAACTTATATTCTATACCTTGGAAGCTAgtacaaatatttaatgacgGTTTCAGAGGATTGAATGTGTTAAGATATAAATCTGAAGTTCCATATCAAAAAGTCAAGCACGAAATTCTAATTCACACTTATAACATGTTGCAATTGCCGCGAATAGAGTGAAATACATGGCTATGAAGCCAATCGACTCTATAGAGGTCGATTCTGGTCTATTTCGATCCTTTGTGCGCTTGGAATGGCGTGCACCCAAATAGTCATAGACGACACCATCTTTACAATTCGACTGCCTTCAAAAATGCAGATTGCTCTCGGCATATCATCAGCATGTCAGCGTTCATAGAGATTCCGTTCATCACACTATtgaatcttcaattgtgtatctTTTTGCTTAAATTCGACACTCTCTGTGAGTTCGCTTTTGAAGACattaatcttttttatttttttatttatttatttatttttttttttgcaaacaacTAATAAGGTATTCTTTAAAGCACAACTACTAATGTCATACTGTCTTCACAAAAACAACTAGGGAAgacgatttttattgtttttataaaTTCAGTACAGGCAAGACCTGAAAGGCTAGCATCAGTCCATTCATAAGACGATTCCAAGACATCTGCATCTTTGCATCCTAGACTGTATTTGACGTAAATTTAGACTTCTTGCCCCAACATGTATACttttattgattatttttaacTGGTTACTCGAGCACTTACTTCTTCCATGGAGTGAGGTCGCTCCATCAGTTGAGGAACGCCCATGTTATGACATCGATCTGATATTGGATAGGGGCCGTTGGCACATCAAAATTTACGCCAGAAACTCTAATTCACACAAATAAGATTTCCC
This DNA window, taken from Ptychodera flava strain L36383 chromosome 4, AS_Pfla_20210202, whole genome shotgun sequence, encodes the following:
- the LOC139131470 gene encoding uncharacterized protein, coding for MILERQEFRLDKSKCNATDIDVYALEDMERGRKVQHYEMLMDFSDCQVEFDTAFDTIYIKHRGARNAVPTEYGPTDTVQDLIKEVRHNIGKYNVPDHDRYIMGKPNSEILIYTKFDTFGAENRRLRPPEKISDLSCDTLEFAIELAIPPVTKDDVIKEIIGQSIALFGPPGHGKSSTINTFVKAFHGGYQVVQSHPSGHTASRVYSPYVFKSGEAGNCSFTIYDVPGLGLEDILDRNGSDRMERIFERILTGEIPENHPINYKRTWKKKLTPSFLSGIKKSDKISAIVYIQKYSTTTGRIPNSLHEAAKKHGTGIPVFAIITHIDEIEGDQDRHVAIEKEREILANDSGIDKANIFTIANVDTRAPEEQDDPERNKHALEILRTILAAAKVFKKGEISI